A stretch of Komagataella phaffii GS115 chromosome 2, complete sequence DNA encodes these proteins:
- a CDS encoding N-glycosylated integral membrane protein of the ER membrane and plasma membrane, functions as a stre yields the protein MFCFIYGILLWSLVVQALSSNMWPHCYDLLTTVDGKFLRHTYYHPEVTLQECLNLECDELNDSQDRKQCLELEELDIEPLDFLERDIEYTSQIDQDALVHRSFRFTSVDLSIGDDSQLNDWKPVRKYISQNETHYYEFPINNTNPGVSSSFDALIFITGNICSLPDTDLDENGLSLYYTFNQSVFSIETIDQMTKLDFRLGYVQALASNPTSAPFSTLYVAMQPNDVGTNTVSGQWTYELGISQNGLVFQWDDRAWAHLLDADGESALLMTGALDTDLYSNISDIDPGLTDSYSLHLFDYTYKSTFQNLNRSWCAIKSGPELSSISINTSFVQKNESIREQFYVQNLNSSSQYIAYLTQNSGTQNSDSGGTVFHQFEFETMLEDTCTLIYDLEFCNNVDYAVPMSMQFFDGLISATELGALYDDYAKEHYENFTKSLQIVQCDTDASSRYSPLRTCQDCANSYQNWLCSVLIPRCTTRNNTSGYKYRTTSDGRNSFINEEIQPPNPYYEILPCVDSCNAIVRDCPGSFGFVCPTTNETIRESYYWDEGEDYVSCNALGFIVQSSGARLSVKRNLEVVIALWIIIIYKLL from the coding sequence AtgttttgtttcatttaTGGCATTCTCTTGTGGTCCTTAGTAGTTCAAGCGCTGTCCTCCAACATGTGGCCGCATTGCTATGATTTACTCACAACTGTTGACGGTAAATTTTTGAGGCACACTTACTACCATCCAGAAGTCACGCTTCAAGAATGCTTGAATCTTGAGTGTGACGAGTTGAATGATAGTCAGGATAGAAAACAGTGTCTGGAGCTTGAGGAATTGGACATTGAACCACtagattttttggaaaggGATATAGAGTACACCTCacaaattgatcaagacGCCTTGGTTCATAGGAGTTTCAGGTTTACTTCTGTAGATCTAAGTATTGGTGACGATAGCCAGCTAAATGATTGGAAGCCAGTACGCAAGTATATCTCCCAAAATGAGACTCACTACTACGAGTTTCCCATAAACAATACCAATCCCGGTGTTTCTAGCAGTTTTGATGCCTTAATTTTTATTACAGGTAATATATGTTCATTGCCAGATACCGATCTTGACGAAAATGGACTATCTCTGTATTACACTTTCAATCAGTCTGTCTTCTCAATAGAGACTATAGACCAAATGACCAAATTAGACTTCAGGCTGGGATATGTTCAAGCTCTTGCTTCTAATCCAACATCAGCTCCGTTTTCCACTCTGTATGTTGCAATGCAACCTAATGATGTTGGAACAAATACTGTCTCAGGCCAATGGACTTATGAGTTGGGTATCTCTCAAAATGGTCTGGTCTTTCAATGGGATGATCGTGCTTGGGCCCATTTGCTTGATGCTGATGGTGAATCTGCTTTACTAATGACCGGTGCATTAGATACTGATCTTTATTCCAACATTTCCGATATTGATCCTGGCTTAACTGATTCttattctcttcatctctTTGATTACACCTATAAGTCgacatttcaaaacttgaataGAAGTTGGTGTGCTATCAAAAGTGGTCCGGAACTATCTAGCATATCCATCAACACGTcatttgttcaaaagaatgaatCTATTAGAGAACAATTTTATGTTCAAAATCTGAATTCGTCATCCCAATACATTGCATACTTAACTCAGAATTCAGGAACTCAAAACTCTGACAGCGGCGGAACAGTTTTTCATCAGTTTGAATTCGAAACAATGCTTGAAGATACGTGCACGTTGATCTATGACTTGGAATTTTGTAATAACGTAGACTATGCTGTCCCAATGTCCATGCAGTTTTTCGATGGCTTGATATCTGCGACCGAGTTAGGAGCCTTGTATGATGATTATGCTAAGGAGCATTACGAAAATTTCACAAAAAGTTTGCAAATTGTGCAATGCGATACAGATGCTTCTTCAAGGTATTCGCCTCTCCGAACTTGTCAAGATTGTGCCAATTCCTACCAAAACTGGCTGTGTTCCGTTTTGATACCGAGGTGTACAACTAGAAACAATACAAGTGGTTACAAGTACAGAACTACCTCTGACGGAAGAAATAGCTTCATCAACGAAGAAATCCAGCCTCCCAATCCATATTATGAGATTTTACCGTGTGTGGACAGCTGCAATGCAATAGTCAGGGATTGTCCTGGCAGTTTTGGATTTGTATGCCCTACCACGAACGAAACAATACGTGAAAGCTATTATTGGGATGAAGGTGAAGATTATGTTAGCTGCAATGCCCTGGGATTTATAGTGCAAAGCAGTGGTGCTAGATTGTCAGTCAAACGGAATCTTGAGGTAGTGATAGCGTTGTGGATTATCATTATTTACAAGCTATTATGA
- a CDS encoding Putative protein kinase, possible substrate of cAMP-dependent protein kinase (PKA) — protein MVFYLDETVVESDSDNDDGHADLVEHLGANLSSAHPPTRRRKSSVYSKISVHNEDTGNGQISITEYTKGEQETNASISDFEPITVLGQGAYGTVKLVKNKHTSKLYAQKELKKASLVINEKHVERTMEERNILSKISEHPNIVKLFYAFHDHDKLYLMMEYVPGGELFQHLNEEKFLGEDIASFYAAQMALAINYLHTMGIVYRDLKPENCLLDSQGFLVLTDFGLSKQSLDTGASSIEHDGSFKSIIGTPEYMAPEVLKGDPYSFSCDWWSLGAVIFDMMIGKPPFTGANSKIIMDKIVNKTLKFPYYLTPTAKELLQKLLNKSPAKRDVDTTFNKFQKHSFFRNIDWDALLKRDLTKISPPIVPIITNLELAENFSRDFTDLKLSDDVSTDLNLIPTTKTKDAFQGFSYVASNSYMNRYLGC, from the coding sequence ATGGTTTTCTACTTAGATGAGACTGTCGTAGAAAGTGACAGCGACAACGATGACGGCCACGCTGACCTTGTAGAACACTTGGGAGCAAATCTGAGCTCAGCTCACCCTCCAACccgaagaagaaaaagttccGTCTATAGCAAGATATCAGTGCACAACGAAGACACAGGCAATGGCCAGATATCGATCACAGAGTACACAAAGGGCGAGCAAGAAACAAATGCTTCTATTTCGGATTTTGAGCCTATCACCGTCTTAGGACAGGGTGCCTACGGAACCGTGAAGCTGGTCAAGAATAAACACACGTCCAAACTATACGCCCAGAAGGAGTTGAAGAAAGCAAGCCTGGTGATCAACGAAAAGCACGTCGAACGCACGATGGAAGAGCGTAATATTCTGAGCAAGATATCAGAACATCCTAATATAGTCAAGCTTTTCTACGCTTTTCATGACCACGACAAGTTGTATTTAATGATGGAGTACGTTCCTGGTGGAGAGTTGTTTCAGCATTTGAATgaggaaaagtttttgggCGAGGACATTGCTAGTTTTTATGCCGCTCAAATGGCTTTGGCCATCAACTATCTCCACACCATGGGAATTGTGTACAGAGACTTGAAGCCTGAAAACTGTTTACTGGATTCCCAGGGTTTTCTGGTGCTAACTGATTTCGGTCTTAGCAAACAATCACTGGATACTGGTGCTTCATCTATTGAACACGATggctctttcaaaagcatCATTGGTACCCCAGAATACATGGCTCCAGAGGTATTGAAGGGTGATCCTTACTCATTTTCTTGCGACTGGTGGTCACTTGGTGCAGTAATCTTTGACATGATGATTGGGAAACCACCATTTACAGGAGCAAACAGTAAGATAATCATGGACAAGATCGTGAATAAGACACTCAAATTTCCCTATTATTTAACTCCAACCGCTAAGGAGCTCCTTCAAAAGCTGCTCAATAAATCACCAGCCAAGAGAGACGTTGACACTACATTCAACAAGTTCCAGAAGCACTCTTTTTTTAGAAATATTGATTGGGACGCACTACTGAAAAGAGATCTGACTAAGATTAGCCCTCCAATCGTGCCAATAATCACGAATCTTGAGCTAGCTGAGAATTTCTCAAGAGATTTCACCGACTTGAAGCTAAGCGATGATGTATCCACAGACTTAAATTTAATACCAACTACAAAGACAAAAGACGCATTCCAAGGGTTCTCCTACGTTGCCAGCAATAGCTACATGAACAGATATCTGGGATGTTAA
- a CDS encoding Delta(9) fatty acid desaturase, which produces MEQPQAMEKVESVDVTEANAVAAGTNKLTKRIVAAGLGGKLMGTKSMVDVTADQLAKDSINELLARDKALKEKYEKQKHISEQPWTKDNWHQHINWLNMILVCGLPLFGAIATYYKPPTKETVILGVVLYILGGLSITAGYHRLWSHRAYSARTPLKVLFALFGAGAVEGSIKWWSHSHRVHHRYTDTHRDPYDARKGFWYSHMGWMLTKPNPRYKARADISDLADDWIVRFQHRHYLLIMTFMALILPTIIAKYFWDDAWGGFIYGGIFKVFVIQQATFCVNSLAHWIGVQPFDDRRTPRDHFLTAIVTFGEGYHNFHHEFPSDYRNALKWYQYDPTKIVIYLSSKVGLSYNLKTFSDNAIKQGLVQQQQKKLDSMRAHLNWGTPLQDLPVWDKSEFFEKSKDKKGLVIISGIVHNVENFIGEHPGGEKLVKGALGKDATTAFNGGVYAHSNAAHNLLATMRVAVIRDGNANANTFSLQNEFLDKKAAAAAASN; this is translated from the coding sequence ATGGAGCAACCACAAGCAATGGAAAAGGTTGAGTCTGTCGACGTTACAGAGGCAAACGCAGTTGCTGCTGGAACCAACAAACTCACCAAGAGAATTGTAGCTGCTGGTCTGGGAGGTAAGTTGATGGGTACCAAGTCAATGGTCGACGTCACAGCCGATCAACTGGCTAAGGACTCTATCAACGAGCTTTTGGCCAGAGACAAggctttgaaggagaagtACGAGAAGCAGAAACATATCAGTGAACAACCATGGACTAAGGACAATTGGCACCAACACATAAATTGGTTGAACATGATCTTGGTTTGCGGTTTGCCCCTGTTTGGAGCTATTGCAACGTATTACAAACCACCTACCAAGGAGACCGTTATACTGGGAGTTGTTTTGTACATTCTCGGTGGTCTGTCAATTACAGCTGGTTACCACAGACTGTGGTCTCATAGAGCCTATTCGGCTAGAACTCCGTTAAAGGTTTTATTTGCCCTCTTTGGAGCCGGAGCTGTGGAGGGTTCCATCAAATGGTGGTCTCACTCTCACAGAGTTCATCACAGATACACAGACACTCATAGGGACCCATATGATGCCAGAAAGGGATTCTGGTACTCCCACATGGGTTGGATGTTAACCAAGCCAAACCCAAGATACAAGGCAAGAGCCGATATCTCAGACCTCGCTGATGACTGGATTGTCAGATTTCAACACAGACACTACCTGTTAATTATGACTTTCATGGCCCTTATTTTGCCCACTATTATTGCCAAGTATTTCTGGGACGACGCATGGGGTGGATTTATCTACGGTggtatcttcaaagttttcgTCATTCAACAAGCCACTTTCTGTGTTAACTCTCTTGCTCACTGGATTGGTGTTCAACCGTTCGATGACAGGAGGACACCAAGAGATCACTTTTTGACTGCTATCGTCACCTTCGGTGAGGGATACCACAACTTCCACCACGAGTTCCCATCAGATTACAGAAACGCTCTGAAGTGGTACCAATACGATCCAACAAAGATTGTCATTTACTTATCATCTAAGGTTGGATTGTCTTACAATTTGAAGACTTTTTCTGACAATGCCATCAAACAGGGTTTGGTGCAACAAcagcagaagaagctggACTCCATGAGGGCTCATCTTAACTGGGGTACTCCATTACAAGACTTGCCAGTCTGGGATAAGTCTGAGTTCTTCGAGAAGTCTAAAGATAAGAAAGGTTTGGTCATTATTTCTGGTATTGTTCATAACGTTGAGAATTTCATTGGTGAACATCCAGGTGGAGAGAAACTTGTCAAGGGTGCCCTGGGCAAGGATGCTACTACTGCTTTCAATGGAGGTGTTTATGCGCACTCCAATGCGGCCCACAACTTATTAGCCACTATGAGAGTGGCTGTCATAAGGGATGGTAACGCCAATGCAAACACTTTCTCCTTGCAGAACGAGTTTTTGGACAAGAAAGCCGCCGCTGCAGCTGCTTCAAATTAA
- a CDS encoding Subunit of heteropentameric Replication factor C (RF-C), which is a DNA binding protein and ATPase t, whose product MSIRAGQDNTNLPWVEKYRPSSLDYVYGQHDTVDTVRKFVQDGRLPHLLFYGPPGTGKTSTIMALAKEIYGKNYRNMVLELNASDDRGISVVRDQIVNFASTRQIFSNGFKLIILDEADAMTNVAQNALRRVIEKFTKNTRFCVLANYAHKLNPALLSRCTRFRFQPISQEAIQLRINDVIKQEGINIDDDALQSLLKLSKGDMRKALNVLQACFTGLDSPSQAITSPMIYECVGAPDPQDIEHVLDTIIQENWEAAFTIMNRLKLEKGYALIDLVNGFVDILGGYQLEKMCRLTILKGLADIEYAISRGGNDAIQNTAVIGVIKKGFETQT is encoded by the coding sequence ATGTCAATTAGAGCTGGTCAGGACAATACCAATCTTCCATGGGTGGAGAAATATAGACCCAGCAGCCTGGATTATGTGTATGGGCAGCATGATACTGTTGATACGGTGAGGAAGTTTGTGCAGGATGGAAGACTTCCACACCTTCTCTTCTATGGTCCTCCTGGAACCGGAAAGACATCTACCATAATGGCGTTGGCGAAGGAAATATACGGCAAAAATTATCGAAATATGGTTCTAGAACTAAATGCAAGTGATGATAGAGGTATATCTGTTGTCCGAGACCAGATTGTGAACTTTGCAAGTACAAGACAAATATTCAGCAATGGGTTCAAGTTGATCATATTAGATGAAGCAGATGCCATGACCAACGTTGCCCAGAATGCATTGAGGCGAGTAATAGAAAAATTTACCAAAAATACTAGGTTCTGTGTCCTAGCTAATTACGCCCACAAATTGAACCCTGCTCTGCTTTCCAGATGTACAAGGTTCAGATTTCAACCAATTAGCCAAGAGGCTATACAATTGAGAATAAATGATGTCATTAAACAGGAGGGAATaaatattgatgatgatgccctgcaatctcttttgaagTTATCAAAGGGTGACATGAGGAAGGCTTTGAACGTGTTGCAGGCTTGTTTTACAGGTCTGGACTCTCCCTCTCAGGCAATAACCTCGCCTATGATATACGAATGCGTTGGTGCTCCTGATCCCCAGGATATAGAGCATGTTCTGGACACAATTATACAAGAGAATTGGGAAGCTGCATTCACAATAATGAATCGACTGAAACTTGAAAAGGGTTACGCTCTAATCGATTTGGTCAATGGGTTTGTAGATATTCTTGGAGGGTAtcagttggaaaagatgTGTCGACTAACAATATTGAAGGGGCTTGCAGACATTGAATATGCGATATCACGCGGAGGTAATGACGCTATTCAGAACACAGCGGTCATTGGAGTCATAAAGAAGGGGTTTGAAACTCAGACTTAG
- a CDS encoding Phosphatase that is highly specific for ADP-ribose 1''-phosphate, a tRNA splicing metabolite: MVKYINGDVFAILNQKSNLPVILAHSCNCFGSWGGGIAFALKQKFPSSYTLYSDYCSRFQDNPQELLGKCLLLPISKTDPGYTSVVGDKFLIACLFTGASGGKAEILKYTDVSLSHLGKIIQSKKSEISIPRVDEILQSINTDDVPIYLPKINSGIFGVPWPNTEKILENHNDLKFVVYSI, from the coding sequence ATGGTTAAATACATCAATGGTGACGTCTTTGCAATTCTAAATCAAAAGTCCAATCTTCCTGTTATACTTGCTCATAGTTGTAATTGTTTTGGTTCATGGGGTGGCGGAATTGCATTTGCTCTGAAGCAAAAGTTTCCATCAAGCTACACACTTTACAGTGATTACTGTTCCAGATTTCAGGACAATCCCCAGGAGTTATTGGGCAAGTGTCTCCTATTACCAATAAGTAAAACCGATCCTGGATATACCAGTGTCGTCGGGGACAAATTCCTCATTGCTTGTTTGTTCACAGGCGCAAGCGGTGGTAAAGCGGAGATTTTGAAGTACACTGATGTGTCTCTGTCCCATCTGGGCAAGATCATCCAGAgcaaaaaatctgaaataAGTATTCCAAGAGTGGACGAAATTTTGCAATCCATCAATACAGATGACGTCCCTATCTACCTGCCCAAGATAAACTCCGGAATTTTCGGAGTTCCCTGGCCAAATAcagaaaaaatattggaGAACCATAATGATCTAAAGTTTGTAGTGTACAGTATATAA
- a CDS encoding Component of the RIM101 pathway, has a role in cell wall construction and alkaline pH response — protein MTISKRNIIWRYRVPSEHTYPTCEGVQLGEGIIMCTDPAIMAYSSSIKYHARCYDGHPVYSAMNNRLQDEFGISTLPIIDEDWQLFASQSTPTTSPLESSIYPLIYTLSASAVIIGYLTIIVFTKNYLHSQRPTKLLRLSILLGAVAIMMYFVASIVELNRQHRYEGVSNADLLISYLNSRIYINVVLFFAFFALLLAQVQIITRLFPRRKEKRYIFIVGTICTVLIQIIWALSAFLSSNYYYDSEDESKLAMIPAFMYLLRISLAVVFSSLVCVYAFSKSQYLFDREMFLLTAFTAIAINITVAFFIADVSEIWVSELSEVFNVTSYVICNVTTWEWINRISYLEKMVQRASVLGRPYYEDDVLESTNRRSISGTGDHVEFSKKLDISIDNSPSLSSSVVGSHIEKPKKARFVKLSSFKHNIRNKFSTTRDHIRSTGLRKKKGSSTVASSNNPQSNEVFVHQVQRVEVTEPSELDSDEEYDDTFTTETVITDNNHNNT, from the coding sequence ATGACGATCTCAAAAAGGAATATCATTTGGCGATATAGAGTACCCTCAGAACACACTTACCCAACCTGTGAGGGTGTCCAACTAGGTGAAGGGATAATAATGTGCACCGATCCAGCTATCATGGCCTACTCCTCCTCGATCAAGTATCATGCAAGATGTTATGACGGCCATCCTGTTTATAGTGCCATGAATAACAGACTTCAAGACGAGTTTGGAATCAGTACCCTTCCCATTATAGACGAGGACTGGCAACTTTTTGCATCTCAAAGTACTCCAACAACAAGTCCCCTGGAGTCCTCCATTTATCCACTTATTTATACATTGAGCGCTAGTGCTGTCATAATAGGCTACCTTACCATCATTGTCTTTACCAAAAATTATCTGCATTCCCAACGACCAACCAAGTTGCTACGCCTCTCCATACTGTTAGGTGCTGTGGCCATAATGATGTATTTTGTTGCTTCTATTGTGGAACTCAATAGACAACATCGATACGAAGGGGTCTCCAACGCTGATCTCTTGATTTCATATCTCAACTCCCGGATATATATCAACGTTGTTCTCTTCTTTGCGTTCTTTGCTCTTTTGCTGGCACAAGTGCAGATCATTACTCGTCTTTTTCccagaagaaaagaaaaaaggtACATCTTCATTGTGGGAACTATTTGCACAGTTCTCATTCAAATAATCTGGGCGTTATCTGCCTTTCTTTCCAGCAATTATTACTATGATTCCGAAGATGAGTCTAAACTAGCCATGATTCCTGCTTTCATGTATTTATTACGGATATCACTTGCTGTTGTGTTCTCTTCCCTGGTTTGTGTGTAtgctttttccaaaagtcaGTATCTCTTTGATCGAGAGATGTTTTTGCTAACTGCGTTCACAGCTATAGCCATTAATATTACAGTGGCTTTTTTCATTGCTGACGTTTCAGAGATTTGGGTCTCTGAGTTGAgtgaagttttcaatgttaCATCTTATGTTATTTGTAACGTGACCACTTGGGAATGGATAAACCGTATTTCGTATCTTGAAAAGATGGTTCAGAGGGCAAGTGTCTTAGGAAGACCTTACTACGAGGATGATGTCCTTGAAAGTACAAATAGAAGGAGTATATCCGGTACAGGCGACCATGTGGAATTCTCTAAGAAGCTTGACATTTCAATTGACAACTCCCCATCCTTATCTAGTTCTGTTGTTGGTTCTCATATTGAGAAGCCAAAAAAAGCAAGATTTGTCAAGCTGTCCTCCTTTAAACATAACATTAGAAACAAATTTAGTACAACAAGAGATCATATTCGTTCAACTGGGTTGCGGAAGAAAAAGGGATCTTCTACTGTTGCATCTTCAAATAACCCACAATCCAATGAAGTTTTCGTTCATCAAGTCCAGCGAGTTGAAGTTACAGAGCCCAGTGAACTTGATAGCGACGAAGAATACGACGACACTTTTACTACAGAAACAGTAATAACGGACAATAATCACAATAACACCTAA
- a CDS encoding Pseudouridine synthase, catalyzes only the formation of pseudouridine-55 (Psi55), a highly conserved, whose translation MNGIFAVEKPYGVSSNKFLQQINNIFTNSSIFGADLAELRKRKLAGYGKNSARGLKKASKAKVKMGHGGTLDPLASGVLVIGVGQGTKRLQEYLGGSTKLYETEALLGAATTTGDSEGDVICKTEVNHITKDMCLQTAKKFVGELIQTPPLFSALKMNGKPLYEYAREGKPLPMEIKPRTVQVYSLEVEESDLLSTDHDYKLKESIIDEDGTPLESKLSENPLLQNDKLHFSKEFIESASQEGLRTDVDPPHLIKDISVQISKAPLLHFVAQVSSGTYIRSLVSDFGKALSSSAYMVKLIRRKQGEWDLSSNCFTLADFQENEQVWGPVLKKVFEHGDEINVLEEMQRSKEKFVQNEHQEQSEETSEEVPKENLEARSEETTNKTDETFTA comes from the coding sequence ATGAACGGAATATTTGCTGTGGAAAAACCTTATGGGGTCAGCTCTAACAAGTTTCTGCAACAGATAAATAATATTTTTACAAACTCTTCGATATTTGGCGCTGACTTGGCTGAGCTGAGAAAAAGGAAGCTAGCTGGCTACGGAAAGAACAGTGCCAGAGGACTAAAGAAAGCCAGCAAAGCCAAAGTTAAGATGGGCCATGGTGGAACTTTAGACCCTCTGGCTTCTGGCGTTCTTGTAATTGGAGTGGGACAAGGAACGAAACGGCTACAAGAATATTTAGGTGGCTCTACCAAACTGTATGAAACTGAAGCATTGCTAGGAGCTGCTACAACCACAGGGGATTCAGAGGGAGACGTTATTTGCAAAACGGAAGTCAACCACATTACTAAGGATATGTGCTTGCAAACTGCTAAAAAGTTTGTTGGGGAGCTTATACAAACTCCACCTCTGTTTTctgctttgaaaatgaatgGAAAACCTCTATACGAGTATGCTAGAGAGGGCAAGCCATTACCGATGGAAATAAAACCCCGAACGGTACAAGTTTATTCCTtagaagttgaagaaagtgatTTGTTGTCTACTGACCATGATTACAAATTAAAAGAATCAATAATCGATGAAGACGGTACCCCTCTAGAGTCTAAGTTGTCTGAaaatcctcttcttcaaaacgACAAGTTACATTTTAGCAAAGAATTTATAGAGTCGGCTTCCCAAGAAGGTCTTCGCACAGATGTTGACCCTCCACATTTAATCAAAGATATTTCGGTCCAAATATCAAAAGCACCATTGTTACATTTTGTGGCCCAGGTCAGCTCCGGAACCTACATAAGATCACTTGTTTCAGACTTTGGAAAGGCCTTGAGCTCATCTGCATATATGGTCAAACTTATTAGAAGAAAACAGGGTGAATGGGATTTGAGCAGCAATTGTTTTACTCTGGCagattttcaagaaaatgaacagGTCTGGGGTCCTGTCCtcaagaaagtttttgaacacGGTGACGAGATTAATGTTTTGGAGGAGATGCAAAGGAGTAAAGAGAAGTTTGTGCAAAACGAACATCAAGAACAGTCCGAGGAGACGTCTGAGGAAGTACCGAAAGAAAATTTAGAAGCAAGGTCTGAGGAGACTACGAACAAGACAGATGAAACGTTCACCGCTTAG